ATGAATAAAACTTGCGAACAAGTTTGGGAAAGGTGTCTTAATATAATTAGGGATATAGTGGAATGGCAGCCGTTTAAGACTTGGTTTGAACCAATTAAACCCATTAAACTTGAAAACAATGTTTTAACCATCCAGGTCCCCAGCCAATTCTTTTACGAATACCTTGAGGAGCATTATGTGGGATTGTTAGGGAAAACTATTAAAAGAGAATTAGGTAAAGAAGCCCGGTTGGAATACCGCATTGTAGTAGAGAACGGTACGCCACATCAGCATCCCAGAACTGTAAACATGCCCACGCAGTTTACTAAACCCCAGAAAGACAATGAAGTGAACTTCCCATTGACGATCCACAATCCGGTGAAGAACCCATTTGTTATCCCAGGTATCAAACGGGTACAGATTGATTCACAACTAAATCCGAATTATACGTTTGATGCGTATATAGAGGGTGACTGCAACCGTGTAGCACGGCGGGCGGGGAAGACAGTGGCTGAAAAGCCCGGTGGTACTTCTTTTAACCCGCTGGTCATTTATGGTGGTGTAGGTCTTGGTAAAACACACTTAGCACAGGCGGTGGGAAATGATGTAAAGCGCATCCATCCCAACAAGGCAGTGTTATATGTGAGTGCTGAGAAATTCATCAATCAATTCATTGATCATTCGAAGAATAATATCATTAATGACTTTATTCATTTTTATCAATTGATAGATGTATTAATTGTAGATGATATACAATTCTTTGCACGCGCAGAAAAAACACAGGACGCTTTCTTTGCGATCTTCAATCACCTGCATCAGTCGGGCAAGCAACTTATCCTGACATCAGATAAGGCGCCCAAAGATCTGGATGGTGTACAGGAACGTTTGCTGAGCCGCTTCCGTTGGGGCCTCAGTGCGGATATTCAGATCCCTGATTTTGAAACCCGGATGGAAATCCTGGAGTTGAAGATGAAGAACGATGGACTGGAGATGCCAAAGGAAGTAGTGAAGTACGTGGCCTATAATATTCAGACAAACGTACGTGAGCTGGAAGGCGCTTTGATATCATTATTGGCGCAGTCATCGCTGAACCGCAAAGAGATCGATCTGGAGTTGGCCAAGCGCGTGTTGAAATCATTTGTAAAAACATCTTCCAAAGAAATTACGATTGAGAGTATACAGAAGATGGTGTGTGAATATTTTGATGTGCCATATGATAAGTTGCTGCAAAAAACGCGGAAGCGTGAAATTGTGCAAGCCCGTCAGATTACCATGTATCTGGCAAAATCCTTTACTAAAAATTCTTTAAAAACTATTGGAGAACACTTCGGTGGCCGTGATCATACAACAGTGATTCATAGCTGTCAGACAGTGAAAGATCTGATGGATACGGATAATAATTTCCGGGACAGTGTCATTGAATTGCAGCAGAAAGTACAATTAGCTGCCATGTAACTCATTCTTCCCCCCTAACCTATTTTGGTAATGCCGTTCTTTTACAGAACGGCATTACTGTTTTATAAAGCTACTGTCTTATATTGTGTAATTATTGTATATATCATAGATTCTTGCAGCCCGGCACAAAGCCGGTTCTTTTTATTATATGAAGCTGTCATGTCAATAGCATATACAGGTGCCAAAAACAGCAAGCTTGCCATTCAGGGCCAAGAGGGCGTACAGTTGGCTGTAAAGCGCCAGGACGCGCCGGGAGCCATGCGCAATCGCATCAGCTGTCACCGGCAGGAAGAAAAGAAATATCCGCTTGCGATATGGAAGAACCTTTATAACGTTGAAGGCTAAATAATCACGCCCTCCCGAAGGGAACGTTTTTATCTTTTTCCTGAAAAAACGAAAATGCTTTTGGAGAATATAAAACTTTTCCTATTTTTGCAGCCCCTTCAGGGAAATACGGAGAGATGCCTGAGTGGCCGAAAGGAACGGTTTGCTAAACCGTCGTACGGGTTAAACTGTACCGAGGGTTCGAATCCCTCTCTCTCCGCAAGATATTACTGAAAGGTATTAAAGCCTGTAGATACTCCATCTACAGGCTTTTTGTTTTTGGGTTACGCTCAAAAAATCACAAAAGTTCACGTCAACCGGATCATCAGATAGGATGAGTATTTTCCATTTACCATTAATCACATCTAAGGCATCTTTTTATTGGAAGTATATCCCCATTGCATTCCATATGTTCCATCTTACTCTTTAAGGTACTACTCAATAGAT
The Chitinophaga sp. MM2321 DNA segment above includes these coding regions:
- the dnaA gene encoding chromosomal replication initiator protein DnaA, which codes for MNKTCEQVWERCLNIIRDIVEWQPFKTWFEPIKPIKLENNVLTIQVPSQFFYEYLEEHYVGLLGKTIKRELGKEARLEYRIVVENGTPHQHPRTVNMPTQFTKPQKDNEVNFPLTIHNPVKNPFVIPGIKRVQIDSQLNPNYTFDAYIEGDCNRVARRAGKTVAEKPGGTSFNPLVIYGGVGLGKTHLAQAVGNDVKRIHPNKAVLYVSAEKFINQFIDHSKNNIINDFIHFYQLIDVLIVDDIQFFARAEKTQDAFFAIFNHLHQSGKQLILTSDKAPKDLDGVQERLLSRFRWGLSADIQIPDFETRMEILELKMKNDGLEMPKEVVKYVAYNIQTNVRELEGALISLLAQSSLNRKEIDLELAKRVLKSFVKTSSKEITIESIQKMVCEYFDVPYDKLLQKTRKREIVQARQITMYLAKSFTKNSLKTIGEHFGGRDHTTVIHSCQTVKDLMDTDNNFRDSVIELQQKVQLAAM